AGTGCTTTTCGTTGGAACAAAACGTCAAGCTGCTGGTATCATCGCCCAAGAAGCGGAGCGCTGTGGGGCATTTTTCATTAACCAAAGATGGTTGGGGGGAATGTTGACTAACTGGGAAACCATTAAGTCCAGAGTTAACCGTCTCAAAGAGTTAGAAGCCCTTGATGAAAGTGGCGCCCTTGACCGTCGCCCGAAAAAAGAAGCGTCTGTATTACGTCGTGAGTTAGTTAAGTTACAAAAGTATCTCGGTGGTATTAAAGATATGAACCGAGTACCCGATTTAGTAATTATTGTTGATATTCGTCGGGAACACAATGCCATCAAAGAATGTCAGAAACTCAATTTACCTGTAGTATCCATGTTGGATACCAATTGTAACCCTGAGTTGGTTGATTTACCTATCCCTGCCAATGATGATGCTATTCGCTCGATTAAATTGATTATTGGCAGATTAGCTGATGCTGTGTATGAAGGGCGCTATGGTAAGGCTATCTCTGAAGGCACTGTGGATCAGTTCTATGAAGGGGAGGAGGGCGCTGATTATTCCTATGATGATGAGGAAAACTACGAAGACGACTACACCGATGAGGGTGGCGAG
This sequence is a window from Cyanobacterium sp. T60_A2020_053. Protein-coding genes within it:
- the rpsB gene encoding 30S ribosomal protein S2, with the translated sequence MAVVSLKELLDSGVHFGHQTRRWNPKMSQYIYTARNGVHIIDLVQTAQLMEEAYTYVKKAAENGKKVLFVGTKRQAAGIIAQEAERCGAFFINQRWLGGMLTNWETIKSRVNRLKELEALDESGALDRRPKKEASVLRRELVKLQKYLGGIKDMNRVPDLVIIVDIRREHNAIKECQKLNLPVVSMLDTNCNPELVDLPIPANDDAIRSIKLIIGRLADAVYEGRYGKAISEGTVDQFYEGEEGADYSYDDEENYEDDYTDEGGEEE